The following are from one region of the Treponema denticola genome:
- a CDS encoding peptidase U32 family protein, translating to MELLSPAGNFEKLDYAWEYGADAAYIGLKNFSLRAKADNFSGEEYKNIFLLKEEYKKRGLTKKLYCAINISFHNEDLKNLLEEIKYFKQYPFDAFIVQDLGAARILKENFPDIPLHLSTQANCINYEAVRVYKDLGFSRVVLGREASLEDVREIKQRVPEIELECFVHGAMCISYSGRCLISAYLTDRSANAGACTHSCRWNYKMYSEKGGHFFVEESERKGELFPVEEGENYTALFSSKDLCMIDYLDKMKEAGVDSLKIEGRMKSIYYTALTARAYRKKIDFLNGKISADEAAPFVEELYNTAHREFSTGFYFSSAEANKTTAGESKSPYMLAGKIGKRLSENEYEFISMNKIDSGLPLEYVGPDICSIEDLDYTLLKPDTKEKMDWVCHGHPCILKTDKPIAEKFLVRCKENL from the coding sequence ATGGAACTTCTTTCGCCTGCGGGCAATTTTGAAAAATTGGATTATGCATGGGAGTACGGAGCCGATGCAGCCTATATAGGATTAAAAAACTTTTCGCTTAGAGCCAAGGCCGATAATTTTTCGGGAGAAGAATATAAAAATATTTTCCTTTTAAAAGAAGAATACAAAAAACGCGGCTTAACAAAAAAGCTTTATTGCGCAATAAATATTTCGTTTCATAATGAGGACTTAAAAAACCTTTTAGAAGAGATAAAATATTTTAAGCAATATCCTTTCGATGCCTTTATAGTTCAAGATTTGGGAGCTGCCAGAATTTTAAAAGAAAACTTTCCCGATATTCCGCTTCATTTAAGTACGCAGGCAAACTGCATAAACTATGAGGCAGTAAGAGTGTACAAGGACCTAGGTTTTTCCCGCGTGGTTTTGGGAAGGGAAGCAAGCCTTGAGGATGTGCGTGAAATAAAACAAAGGGTTCCCGAAATAGAGCTTGAATGTTTTGTGCATGGGGCGATGTGTATTTCTTATTCGGGACGCTGCCTTATAAGTGCCTATCTTACCGACCGAAGCGCAAACGCAGGCGCCTGTACCCATTCTTGCCGCTGGAATTATAAGATGTATTCCGAAAAAGGCGGACACTTCTTTGTAGAAGAATCCGAACGGAAGGGCGAGCTTTTCCCCGTAGAAGAGGGCGAAAACTATACGGCCCTTTTTTCTTCAAAAGATTTATGTATGATAGACTACCTCGATAAGATGAAAGAAGCCGGGGTTGATTCTTTAAAAATCGAAGGCCGCATGAAAAGCATTTACTATACGGCCTTAACCGCAAGGGCTTACCGCAAAAAAATAGATTTTTTAAACGGAAAAATAAGCGCCGATGAAGCGGCTCCCTTTGTAGAAGAATTGTATAATACGGCCCACAGGGAGTTTTCTACGGGCTTTTATTTTTCGAGTGCTGAAGCAAATAAGACCACCGCAGGCGAGTCAAAGTCTCCCTACATGCTTGCAGGCAAAATCGGTAAAAGGCTTTCGGAAAATGAATATGAATTTATTTCGATGAATAAGATAGATTCAGGTCTTCCGCTCGAATATGTAGGCCCCGATATTTGTTCTATCGAGGACTTGGATTACACCCTTCTTAAACCCGACACAAAAGAAAAAATGGATTGGGTCTGCCACGGTCATCCCTGTATCCTCAAAACCGATAAACCCATAGCCGAAAAATTCTTGGTAAGGTGCAAAGAAAACTTGTAA
- a CDS encoding alpha/beta hydrolase fold domain-containing protein — MQNELKDLRELKKKFKKAVLSQRYTIDELRIAYDDILYSPHVPNNVDLSEADYRGIKTDILKPDMAVSGRVILYIHGGSFISGTKKAYRSFCAGLAHEASADLYLPEYKTAPEHPFPAALEDVYKVYAKLIESHTVEPANLILAGDGAGGGLILSLIHYLKNKRLPLPALLILFSPWADLSCSSEGLSVNRKKDFVFSQAALFGAAHLYTEEKNLTNELVSPIFGNFENFPPVFIQCGSNEILLDDSIRLCGKIEKAGGRAVLDKKENMPHLFQALPDYFANAHIAVEAVGKKISEFILSGDTK; from the coding sequence GTGCAAAACGAATTGAAGGATTTACGCGAATTAAAAAAGAAATTTAAAAAGGCCGTTCTATCTCAAAGGTATACGATAGATGAACTTCGTATTGCTTATGACGATATTTTATATTCTCCTCATGTGCCTAACAATGTAGACCTATCGGAAGCCGATTATCGGGGAATAAAAACCGATATATTGAAACCGGATATGGCTGTTTCGGGAAGAGTAATCTTATATATACACGGGGGTTCGTTTATAAGCGGCACAAAAAAAGCTTACCGCTCCTTTTGTGCAGGGCTTGCTCATGAAGCTTCTGCCGATCTTTACTTACCCGAGTACAAGACGGCTCCCGAACATCCCTTTCCTGCCGCTCTTGAAGATGTTTACAAGGTCTATGCAAAACTTATAGAATCGCATACGGTTGAACCTGCAAATTTGATTCTTGCAGGAGACGGGGCAGGGGGAGGCTTGATTTTGTCTCTTATTCATTATTTAAAAAATAAGCGTCTTCCCCTCCCTGCCTTGCTGATTTTATTTTCGCCTTGGGCGGATTTAAGCTGCTCAAGTGAGGGCTTAAGCGTAAACCGAAAGAAAGATTTTGTTTTTTCGCAAGCTGCTTTATTTGGGGCTGCGCATTTATACACGGAAGAAAAAAATCTTACCAACGAACTGGTTTCCCCTATTTTTGGAAACTTTGAAAACTTTCCGCCTGTTTTTATTCAATGCGGCAGTAATGAGATTCTTTTGGATGATTCGATCAGGCTTTGCGGAAAAATAGAAAAGGCCGGAGGAAGGGCCGTGCTCGATAAAAAGGAGAACATGCCTCATTTGTTTCAGGCCTTACCCGATTACTTTGCCAATGCTCACATTGCGGTTGAAGCTGTCGGGAAAAAAATAAGTGAGTTTATTTTAAGCGGAGATACAAAATAA
- a CDS encoding ABC transporter ATP-binding protein — protein MHKKSTFLKFAAYYKPYKFLFFFDLFCALLVSAVDLVFPQVIRYLTRVIPKIRSGGLLPFSDKTIFGFDVQASAIIYLGLIIAAILLVLYIIRYFTQYFITSWGHIMGARMERDMRNDLFNHMQRLSFSYYDKNKTGDMISRIVSDLFDISELAHHGPENLFISFLKIIGSFSLLCFINVRLTLILASVTSLMFIFTFFQNKKMRKIFMLNRKTIAGINSQVQDTLSGIRVVQSFANEELESKKFDIANEAFVHSKYLNYRQMGQFVGVNGLLQGLFFIVTVLAGSFFVARNELTIPDLTIYVLYINIYIAPINVLINFTEMFQKGAAGFKRFLQVVETAPDITEKEDAVELKDVKGNIKYENVDFSYNETTTILKNISIDIPAGKTLALVGPSGGGKTTICSLLPRFYDVINGKISIDGKDVRDLTLKSLRENIGIVQQDVYLFGGTIKENIAYGKPEASDEEIIEAAKNAHIHDFIMSLEAGYDSYVGERGVMLSGGQKQRISIARVFLKNPPILILDEATSALDTENEILIQKAIEELSEERTTIVIAHRLSTIRNADRILVVTDEGIMESGTHEELLSLNGIYANLRKLDEF, from the coding sequence ATGCATAAAAAAAGCACCTTCTTAAAATTTGCGGCCTATTACAAGCCTTATAAATTCTTATTCTTCTTTGATCTTTTTTGTGCCCTTTTGGTGTCTGCGGTGGACTTGGTTTTTCCCCAAGTGATAAGATACTTAACAAGGGTAATTCCAAAAATAAGAAGCGGCGGGCTTTTGCCCTTTTCGGATAAGACTATTTTCGGCTTTGATGTGCAAGCCTCGGCGATTATCTACCTTGGACTTATAATTGCGGCGATTCTTTTGGTGCTTTATATAATAAGATACTTTACCCAATATTTTATAACCTCATGGGGCCATATAATGGGTGCCCGCATGGAAAGGGATATGAGGAATGACCTTTTTAACCACATGCAGCGTCTTTCCTTTTCATATTACGATAAAAACAAAACGGGAGACATGATTTCGCGGATTGTTTCAGACCTTTTCGATATATCGGAGCTGGCACACCACGGCCCCGAGAACCTTTTTATTTCTTTTTTAAAAATAATAGGTTCTTTTTCGCTCCTTTGTTTTATCAATGTAAGGCTTACCCTTATTTTGGCTTCGGTTACCTCCCTTATGTTCATCTTTACTTTTTTTCAAAATAAAAAGATGCGTAAAATCTTTATGCTCAACCGTAAAACCATAGCCGGAATAAATTCCCAAGTGCAGGATACCCTTTCGGGAATAAGGGTGGTACAGTCCTTTGCAAACGAAGAATTGGAAAGCAAAAAATTCGATATAGCAAACGAGGCCTTTGTTCATTCCAAATATTTAAACTACAGGCAGATGGGGCAGTTTGTCGGCGTAAACGGTCTTTTACAGGGCTTGTTTTTTATCGTAACGGTTTTAGCCGGAAGCTTTTTTGTTGCAAGAAATGAATTGACTATTCCCGATTTGACCATCTATGTTTTGTACATAAATATTTATATCGCTCCTATAAATGTGCTTATTAATTTTACCGAGATGTTTCAAAAAGGAGCCGCCGGTTTTAAGCGCTTTTTACAGGTTGTCGAAACGGCTCCGGACATTACCGAAAAAGAAGATGCCGTCGAGCTAAAGGATGTAAAAGGAAATATAAAATACGAAAATGTAGATTTCAGCTACAATGAAACTACAACAATCTTAAAAAATATTTCCATCGATATTCCTGCAGGAAAAACCCTTGCTCTTGTAGGCCCTTCAGGCGGCGGAAAGACTACTATTTGTTCTCTTCTTCCCCGCTTTTATGATGTAATAAACGGAAAGATAAGCATAGACGGTAAGGATGTTCGGGACTTAACATTAAAGTCATTGAGGGAAAATATCGGAATTGTACAGCAGGATGTTTATCTTTTCGGCGGAACCATAAAAGAAAATATAGCCTACGGTAAGCCTGAGGCTTCCGATGAGGAAATTATTGAAGCCGCTAAAAATGCTCACATTCATGATTTTATTATGAGTTTGGAAGCAGGCTATGATTCCTATGTGGGAGAGCGGGGCGTTATGCTTTCAGGCGGTCAAAAGCAAAGAATTTCCATTGCCAGAGTCTTTTTAAAAAATCCTCCGATTTTGATTTTGGATGAAGCGACTTCAGCCCTCGATACAGAAAACGAAATTTTAATTCAAAAGGCAATTGAGGAACTTTCTGAGGAGAGGACTACAATAGTTATAGCCCATCGTCTTTCTACAATAAGAAATGCCGATAGGATTTTGGTGGTTACCGATGAGGGCATTATGGAAAGCGGCACTCACGAGGAGCTTTTAAGTTTAAACGGCATCTATGCAAATTTACGCAAGCTTGATGAGTTTTAA
- a CDS encoding methyl-accepting chemotaxis protein yields the protein MKNKKHFSLRKKLLIVFGLLIILGGVIQGSVSWYTFRKTMIKDVEERLTDKAADIAILVESIIDVDFEYLRGVARIPDLNDDSLSYPQKSARLQQELSSDNGGAFLNICDLNGNTYYMDGRVVSVADRHWYKTALEGKYFISEPYLSPDTGKIHVVFSLPIYNKDGEISGVICAGLQGLILSEDIKDLVIGKTGYCYMMGKDGTIIAHRDNKLVSGFVNYQKLAEKDAELKSVAEFQKKALRDEDPGVGYYTLDGEKNIGAYAKMERNGWTIVIRAPVNEFLISLNTLTRAIIISVIIILLVTIIISFIISTKMVGPVKTAVNVLRDIAQGEGDLTVQLPLIGNDEVTQLSEYFNETIEKIRLSIKSVDLNAGTMQNIGDELAGNMTETASAVNQISANVEGIKQQAITQAASVSQTSATVEEIINTIKKLDERIELQASSVARSSASVEEMVANIGSITQTLEKSDDAIKNLATATADGKDTVLNSNTITQKIAEESGSLLEASSVIQHIASQTNLLAMNAAIEAAHAGEAGKGFAVVADEIRKLAEDSAAQGKTITAVLKTLSNEIEILSSSSKTVEEKFNTIFSLSEEVKTMSNTLTEAMREQENGSKEVLAAIRDINAVTVEVKEGSAEMLRGGEQTAEEMQKLDGLTRVITDGMNEMAAGVIEINNAVQEVNEITQKNKISIENLANEVKKFKI from the coding sequence ATGAAAAATAAAAAGCATTTCTCACTACGAAAAAAATTATTGATTGTTTTCGGATTATTGATTATATTGGGCGGAGTTATACAGGGCTCCGTATCATGGTATACCTTTAGAAAGACAATGATTAAAGATGTCGAAGAACGCTTAACGGATAAGGCTGCCGATATTGCTATCCTTGTGGAAAGCATAATAGATGTCGATTTTGAGTATTTAAGAGGCGTTGCCCGTATTCCCGATTTAAATGACGATAGTTTGTCGTATCCTCAAAAATCCGCACGGCTGCAGCAGGAGCTCTCCTCAGACAATGGCGGTGCTTTTTTAAATATATGCGACTTAAACGGCAATACTTATTATATGGACGGAAGAGTAGTTTCGGTTGCAGACAGACATTGGTATAAGACGGCTCTTGAAGGAAAATATTTTATTTCGGAGCCCTATCTTTCTCCGGACACAGGTAAGATTCACGTCGTTTTTTCTTTGCCTATTTACAACAAAGACGGTGAAATTTCGGGAGTTATATGTGCAGGGCTTCAAGGGCTGATTTTGTCGGAAGATATTAAAGATCTTGTTATAGGTAAAACAGGTTACTGCTACATGATGGGTAAAGACGGTACCATTATTGCACATAGAGACAATAAGCTTGTTTCCGGTTTTGTCAATTATCAAAAACTTGCTGAAAAAGATGCCGAATTGAAATCGGTAGCGGAATTTCAGAAAAAAGCCTTGCGGGACGAAGATCCCGGAGTAGGTTATTATACGCTTGACGGAGAAAAAAATATCGGCGCTTATGCAAAAATGGAAAGGAACGGATGGACTATCGTTATACGGGCTCCTGTAAACGAATTCTTAATTTCGCTTAACACGCTGACCCGCGCAATCATAATTTCAGTTATTATAATATTGCTTGTAACAATAATTATTTCATTTATTATTTCTACAAAAATGGTAGGTCCCGTTAAGACTGCCGTAAATGTTCTTAGGGATATTGCCCAAGGCGAAGGCGACCTAACCGTTCAGCTTCCTCTTATCGGAAACGATGAGGTTACTCAGCTGTCGGAATATTTTAACGAAACAATCGAAAAAATACGTCTTTCCATTAAATCTGTTGATTTAAATGCCGGAACAATGCAGAATATTGGTGACGAGCTTGCAGGCAACATGACGGAGACTGCAAGCGCAGTAAACCAAATAAGTGCAAACGTTGAAGGTATTAAGCAGCAAGCTATTACGCAGGCGGCAAGTGTCAGCCAGACATCGGCAACCGTAGAAGAAATTATCAATACGATAAAAAAACTTGATGAGAGAATAGAACTTCAGGCATCCAGCGTTGCCCGTTCTTCTGCTTCGGTGGAAGAGATGGTTGCAAACATCGGCTCAATTACTCAAACCCTTGAAAAAAGCGACGATGCCATTAAAAATCTTGCAACGGCAACAGCCGACGGAAAAGATACCGTTTTAAACTCGAATACGATTACGCAAAAAATAGCCGAAGAATCGGGCAGCCTTTTGGAAGCTTCAAGTGTTATTCAGCACATTGCAAGCCAGACAAACCTCCTTGCGATGAATGCCGCAATTGAGGCCGCCCACGCAGGCGAAGCCGGAAAAGGTTTTGCTGTAGTCGCCGATGAAATAAGAAAACTTGCTGAGGATTCCGCTGCTCAAGGTAAGACCATTACCGCCGTATTAAAAACCTTAAGCAACGAAATTGAAATCTTGTCGTCTTCTTCCAAAACCGTTGAAGAAAAGTTTAATACCATCTTCTCGCTTTCCGAAGAAGTAAAAACGATGAGTAATACTTTAACCGAAGCGATGAGAGAACAGGAAAACGGCAGTAAAGAAGTGCTTGCCGCTATCCGCGACATCAATGCCGTAACGGTAGAAGTAAAAGAAGGTTCCGCCGAAATGTTAAGGGGCGGCGAGCAAACTGCCGAAGAAATGCAAAAGCTGGACGGTCTTACACGGGTTATTACCGACGGAATGAACGAAATGGCTGCCGGCGTTATCGAGATAAACAATGCTGTACAGGAAGTAAACGAAATTACTCAAAAAAATAAGATAAGCATTGAAAACCTGGCAAATGAGGTTAAAAAGTTTAAGATTTAA
- the rdgB gene encoding RdgB/HAM1 family non-canonical purine NTP pyrophosphatase, which yields MKIYLASGNVNKKREVQELLPSHTIVLPKDEGIEFDPEETGSTFFENAMIKAKALYDIVKAPVLADDSGLCVDFLNGAPGIHSARYGSIEGEHVSAEAGINKVLSELKGVKDRSARFACCMVFLLDENRFYSVQETCEGHIIEAPSGSGGFGYDPIFFVEKFGKTFAELTSEQKNSISHRGRALFSISRFIEGS from the coding sequence ATGAAAATATATCTGGCATCGGGAAATGTAAACAAAAAAAGGGAAGTGCAGGAGCTTCTTCCGTCTCATACGATCGTTTTGCCTAAAGACGAGGGCATAGAATTTGATCCTGAAGAAACGGGAAGTACTTTTTTTGAAAATGCTATGATAAAGGCAAAGGCTCTTTACGATATTGTAAAAGCTCCTGTTCTTGCAGATGATTCCGGTCTTTGTGTCGACTTTTTAAACGGAGCTCCCGGTATTCATTCCGCACGATACGGTTCTATTGAAGGAGAGCATGTTTCGGCTGAAGCAGGTATTAACAAGGTCCTTTCAGAATTAAAAGGCGTAAAAGACCGAAGTGCCCGTTTTGCTTGCTGCATGGTTTTTCTTTTGGACGAAAACCGTTTTTATTCGGTGCAGGAAACATGTGAAGGTCATATAATCGAAGCTCCTTCGGGTTCGGGCGGCTTCGGCTACGATCCCATATTCTTTGTAGAAAAGTTCGGCAAAACCTTTGCCGAACTTACTTCTGAACAAAAAAATTCCATTTCGCATAGGGGCAGGGCTCTTTTTTCAATTTCAAGATTTATAGAGGGTTCTTAA
- a CDS encoding nucleoside-triphosphatase, translated as MNFSLEKGEEFVKAYNTDKTNPSRRQKVLMSIFEMIYVNLESFGVYFADEDLRSDFLLKFYYKLPRILENYNSSLSSFYTYLTNHIRFYYLTFKCKTVRHEINDTVLADQEGARWEYLMGEYDLEENFNFYVAESEPEYCNVKTGHLSLKDDKNFSKESIHMRELYFSMPCNHRRIFLLACKACFFLDDDLIDKIAAEIKMDSWFLCSILHDLKAACFNRYEKISYCVGNRNRYYIKAQLFKYLLLNTYNTRSQLKKICFSLKHNRHLWDKTKKINRRQIKAPSSTDIGKYINVYKGTIDKNIAKSLKIWYTQQHENISGIGKCKQKKGSAGASSVSYDRFA; from the coding sequence GTGAATTTCAGTTTAGAAAAAGGAGAGGAATTTGTCAAGGCCTACAATACCGATAAGACAAATCCTTCAAGACGACAAAAAGTTTTAATGTCTATCTTTGAGATGATTTATGTCAATTTGGAAAGTTTCGGTGTGTATTTTGCGGACGAAGATTTACGCAGTGATTTTTTACTCAAATTTTATTATAAGCTTCCTAGAATTTTGGAAAATTATAATTCTTCACTGTCAAGTTTTTATACTTATTTAACAAATCATATTCGTTTTTATTATTTAACGTTTAAATGCAAAACCGTAAGGCACGAGATAAATGATACCGTTCTTGCCGATCAAGAAGGAGCAAGATGGGAGTATCTTATGGGAGAGTATGATTTAGAGGAAAATTTTAATTTTTATGTGGCCGAGTCTGAACCTGAATACTGCAATGTAAAAACAGGGCATTTGAGTTTGAAGGATGACAAAAATTTCTCAAAAGAATCGATACATATGAGAGAGCTTTATTTTAGTATGCCTTGTAACCATAGACGAATTTTCTTGCTTGCGTGCAAGGCTTGTTTTTTTCTTGATGATGATTTGATCGATAAAATAGCTGCCGAAATTAAAATGGATTCATGGTTTTTATGTTCGATTCTTCATGATTTAAAGGCTGCCTGTTTTAACCGTTACGAAAAAATAAGCTATTGTGTCGGTAATAGAAACAGGTATTACATAAAGGCTCAGCTTTTTAAATACCTTTTACTTAATACTTATAATACAAGAAGTCAGCTTAAAAAGATTTGTTTTTCACTAAAACATAACCGTCATTTATGGGATAAAACAAAAAAAATAAATCGAAGGCAGATAAAGGCTCCAAGCAGTACCGATATAGGAAAGTATATAAATGTATATAAGGGTACAATCGACAAAAATATTGCAAAGAGTTTAAAAATTTGGTATACTCAACAGCATGAAAATATATCTGGCATCGGGAAATGTAAACAAAAAAAGGGAAGTGCAGGAGCTTCTTCCGTCTCATACGATCGTTTTGCCTAA
- a CDS encoding DUF2225 domain-containing protein, with protein MIRKQAEKESRTGSITFYSKEQVQCPVCSTKFKREELHSGGGRLIAGDLTDELRRLYEPSAKYGEIFPTVYNLTVCHKCLYTAFPQDFAIPSRPVIEKLFENTEARYEAIKGLFHNVDFTKSRGLNEGAASYYLAILCYELFEEKFSPTIKQAICAIRAAWLFDELGKKYPEENYKYVSDLFYRKATFLYRRALELESTGTEIIAGLKSFGPDVDKNYGYDGIIYLSALLEYKYGQKIDMDMRLKRLDYHKFALAKMFGLGKSSKNKPGPILEAARSLYDTLKVELKDVED; from the coding sequence ATGATAAGAAAACAAGCAGAAAAGGAATCCCGTACAGGAAGTATAACTTTTTACTCAAAGGAACAAGTACAGTGCCCCGTGTGCAGTACAAAATTTAAAAGAGAAGAACTGCACTCAGGCGGAGGACGCTTAATCGCCGGAGACCTTACCGATGAATTACGCAGACTTTATGAACCTTCGGCAAAATACGGAGAAATATTTCCTACAGTGTACAATTTAACGGTCTGTCACAAATGTCTTTATACAGCCTTTCCGCAAGATTTTGCCATTCCTTCACGTCCGGTCATCGAAAAACTTTTTGAAAATACCGAAGCAAGGTATGAGGCGATAAAAGGTCTTTTCCATAATGTTGATTTTACAAAATCCCGTGGTTTAAATGAAGGAGCAGCCTCATATTACCTTGCCATTTTATGTTACGAGCTTTTTGAAGAAAAATTTTCGCCCACGATAAAACAGGCTATCTGTGCCATAAGAGCGGCATGGCTCTTTGACGAACTTGGGAAAAAATACCCTGAAGAAAATTATAAATATGTTTCAGACCTTTTTTATCGAAAGGCAACCTTTCTTTACCGCCGTGCTCTTGAATTGGAATCGACAGGAACGGAAATAATTGCAGGCTTAAAATCTTTCGGCCCTGATGTAGATAAAAACTACGGTTATGACGGTATAATCTATCTTTCAGCCCTCCTTGAATATAAATACGGCCAAAAGATCGACATGGACATGCGCCTAAAACGCTTGGATTATCACAAATTTGCCCTTGCAAAAATGTTCGGTCTAGGAAAATCAAGTAAAAATAAGCCGGGGCCGATTTTGGAAGCGGCAAGAAGCCTTTACGATACTCTCAAGGTAGAGCTAAAGGATGTAGAAGATTAA
- the truA gene encoding tRNA pseudouridine(38-40) synthase TruA gives MEISQNQKNILLTLSYDGTNFCGWQKQTKEGAETFRTVQGELEKALTKIHKHPIETNGSGRTDSGVHAARQAVNFFCDIKSMRASNFLPALNSILPKDIRVMDAAEVSPLLHARFNALSRTYRYKIKCSKTIFAHEQPYTWHIRRYPDIAALNEMASCLSGELDCTAFSAAGDQSISKSRYIKKAVFFIENDYLIFEICANAFLWKMVRSIVGTLLHLDEIGASKKDFKDILESKMREKAGPTAPPQGLFLWSIEYPEDLLKAPPETF, from the coding sequence ATGGAAATCTCGCAAAATCAAAAAAATATCCTCCTTACCCTATCCTATGACGGTACGAATTTTTGCGGATGGCAAAAACAAACCAAGGAAGGAGCCGAAACCTTCCGGACGGTTCAAGGAGAATTGGAAAAAGCCTTAACCAAAATTCATAAACATCCTATAGAAACAAACGGCTCAGGACGCACGGATTCAGGTGTACACGCAGCCCGCCAAGCCGTAAACTTTTTTTGCGATATAAAAAGCATGAGGGCCTCAAATTTTTTACCGGCACTTAACTCAATCCTGCCTAAGGATATAAGGGTGATGGATGCAGCTGAAGTGTCCCCCCTCTTGCATGCACGCTTTAATGCTCTTTCAAGAACCTATCGCTATAAGATCAAATGCAGTAAAACAATCTTTGCCCACGAGCAGCCCTATACTTGGCACATAAGAAGATACCCCGACATAGCCGCCTTAAACGAAATGGCCTCCTGCCTTTCAGGAGAATTGGATTGTACCGCTTTTTCTGCAGCCGGAGATCAAAGTATAAGTAAATCCCGCTATATCAAAAAGGCGGTCTTTTTTATCGAAAACGATTATCTTATTTTTGAAATTTGTGCAAATGCCTTTTTATGGAAGATGGTACGCTCAATAGTAGGAACTCTTTTGCATTTAGACGAAATCGGAGCTTCCAAAAAAGATTTTAAAGATATCTTAGAATCAAAGATGAGGGAAAAGGCAGGCCCCACAGCACCGCCCCAAGGCCTTTTTTTATGGTCGATAGAATATCCTGAAGACCTGCTTAAAGCACCTCCGGAAACCTTTTAA
- a CDS encoding protease PrsW gives MLTNMQIAALMFLSFALSIIWAFIIIRKENLSVKPLLYIFLFSFFAVLISILMQTIVYFLSQDFVKTTGYAHGILFDCFIHSSLPEETVKALLFSIFVKLLWSDKMKNMDEITPAQTRANIRILMLLSVFYGLIFASFENLAYAIRYPEAIWLRSFTSNILHACLGVYYLEISMVQKTRNIIKPFLFTWGIHGLYNMFFSIGSYFVIFGIVIVFFVISNAVSRYDRFKSN, from the coding sequence ATGCTTACAAATATGCAGATTGCAGCACTCATGTTTCTTTCTTTTGCACTTTCAATTATTTGGGCTTTTATTATTATAAGAAAAGAAAATTTATCGGTTAAACCATTATTATATATTTTTTTGTTTTCATTTTTTGCAGTCCTTATTTCGATTTTAATGCAGACTATCGTATACTTTTTGTCTCAGGATTTTGTAAAAACTACGGGATATGCTCACGGCATTCTTTTTGACTGTTTTATTCATTCTTCTCTGCCGGAAGAAACCGTTAAGGCACTTCTTTTTTCTATTTTTGTAAAATTGCTTTGGTCGGATAAGATGAAAAATATGGATGAGATTACTCCGGCTCAAACGAGGGCGAACATAAGAATCCTAATGCTTTTATCGGTGTTTTACGGCTTAATTTTTGCCTCCTTTGAGAATCTTGCTTATGCAATACGTTATCCGGAAGCAATCTGGCTTAGATCTTTTACTTCAAATATCTTACATGCGTGTTTGGGTGTATACTATCTTGAAATAAGCATGGTGCAAAAGACGAGGAATATTATAAAGCCTTTTCTTTTTACTTGGGGTATACACGGCCTATATAATATGTTTTTTTCCATAGGCTCTTATTTTGTAATCTTCGGAATAGTTATTGTGTTTTTTGTTATTTCTAATGCGGTAAGCAGATATGACCGCTTTAAGAGTAATTAA